The stretch of DNA AGCGTTTAGTTTTTTGGCGGATGCGGGGGGGTGGCAACGCTGGGTGTTTGCGATATTAGCCGCCGCTGTTAGTTTGCTGTTGGTGATTTGGATTAAACGGTTGAAACCATCGGAAACCCTGTTGGCTATTGCTTTGGCAATGATTTTGGGGGGGGCGTTGGGTAATCTCTATGACCGTGTTACTTTGGGCTATGTGATCGACTTTATTTCAGTACACTATCAACAACATTATTTCCCCGCTTTTAATATTGCCGATTCAGCGATCAGCGTCGGAGCTGTATTGTTAATTATTGATTCCCTGATGCAGAGTAAAAAGAAACAACCTAATGGTAGATAAAAGATGAGCTATTCAATAGGTCCAGATAGACAGGTGACTTTACATTTTTCGATTGAGATAGTCGATGCGGGAGTGGTTGACTCTAACTTTGATAAAGCTCCGGCAACCTTTAGGGTCGGTGACGGCAACCTGCTGCCGGGATTTGAACAGGCACTTTATGGCCTATCCGCTGGGGATAAAAAGGTAATAGCCATTAAGCCTGAACAGGGCTTTGGGATGCCCAATCCGAATAATGTCCAATATCTATCAAGACAGGACTTCGATGCGGATATGGATTTGCAGCTTGGGTTGATGCTGTCCTTTGCTGACGCTAATCATTCGGAGCTACCAGGGACTATTACCGGGATTGAGGGTGATACCGTTGAAGTCGACTTTAATCATCCTCTGGCGGGGAAGGATTTACTTTTTAATGTCCATATTCTTGAAGTTACTCCGGTATAGTTTTTGTTAATTGAGCCGATGAAATCAAAATGCAGTTAAAACTTGCTAACCCCCGCGGCTTCTGTGCCGGAGTCGATCGAGCGATAGAAATTGTTAATCGTGCGTTGGAAATATTTGGTGCACCGGTCTATGTGCGCCACGAAGTGGTACATAACCGTTTTGTCGTCGATGGATTACGCGAAAAGGGAGCGATTTTTGTTGATGAGCTATCACAGGTTCCTGATGGATGCCTAGTGATTTTTAGTGCCCACGGCGTTTCCCTGGCGGTACAACAAGAAGCGAAGACACGTGGTTTAAAAGTATTTGATGCGACCTGTCCTTTGGTAACCAAGGTGCATATGGAAGTCGCCAAATACAGCCGTGATGGACAAGAATGTATTTTGATCGGGCACGCTGGACATCCCGAAGTTGAAGGAACGATGGGGCAGTATGATCATTCCTTCGGAGGGGATGTCTATCTGGTTGAACGGGTTGAAGACGTTGCGGCATTAGTTGTAAAAAATCCAGATCGTTTAGCCTATGTCACGCAGACTACGCTCTCGGTGGATGATACCGCCAACATCATTGACGCTCTGCGTAGGGCTTTCCCAAAAATTCAGGGGCCGCGAAAAGATGATATTTGTTACGCTACCCAAAATCGTCAGGATGCGGTAAAACAGTTGGCGCGGGACTGTGACCTTATTTTAGTAGTCGGCTCAGTCAATAGCTCTAATTCAAATCGCCTGCGTGAGTTGGCTGAGCGCCAGGGTGCCGAGGCGCATCTGGTTAATGGCGCTGATGACATCGAACAAGCCTGGTTGAAAGGGAAAAATTGTATCGGCTTAACTGCAGGCGCTTCGGCACCGGAAATACTGGTGGATAGAGTGATTCAAAAATTGCAGTCTTGGGGTGTGCAGCTGCCCAGTGAGCTAGAGGGAAAGCCAGAAAATATACAGTTTTCTTTGCCGAAAGAATTACGTATTCTCGATCATTAATTAATCCATTCGCTATTTTATGCCGTCTTAGCAGCAGCTAGAGCAAGTGTTTTGCCTGCCCGTACTATTCAAAAATATCCGCCTGTTCATCTTTAAATGTTTCTCATTAGGGTTTGAGTCTTCTTTTTGCTTGCCTTAATTTCAATAATATGGTTTCATATGTAACTATATTACATCTGGTTAATCTCAAAACAATTAGGAGCAGGAATATAATGGCTAAGCAATTTGCATCACACGGAGATATGGAAGATAAGAAAAAATCTTTCATTAAATTATCTGAAAACGCCTATGCTTATACCGCAGAGGGCGACCCCAACACTGGTGTTGTCATCGGTGATGATTCCGTAATGGTGATTGATACACAAGCTACGCCAGTAATGGCGCAGGACGTTATCGCCAAGATTCGGGAAGTGACTGACAAGCCGATTAAACATGTAGTGATGACGCATTATCATGCAGTACGCGTGCTAGGTGCCTCGGCCTATAAGCCACAAAATATTATTGCCAGCAAAGATACCTACGACATGCTGGTCGAGCGTGGACAGCAGGACTTCGATTCCGAAGTCGGTCGTTTCCCACGACTTTTTAAAGGCTTGGATACGGTGCCAGGGTTAACTTGGCCGAATATTGTATTTGAGAAAGAAATTACTTTCTGGCTGGGGTCTTTGGAAGTGAAGATCATGCAGATCGGTCGTGGTCACACCAAAGGCGATACCATTGTGTGGTTGCCAAAGGATAAAGTTTTATTCTCTGGTGATTTGGTGGAATACGGAGCTACGCCCTATACGGGTGACGCCTATCACAAAGATTGGCCCACCACACTGGAGAATATGTTGGCGATGGGTCCTGAAAAATTAGTTCCTGGCAGAGGCGAGGCATTACAGACGGCTGAGGGTTGTAAAGAAGCTATTGATGGTACGCGTCAGTTTGTCAGCGATATGTTTAATGCCGTCAAAGCCGGACGTGCAGCGGGTAAAAATCTTACCGATGTTTATGTGGAAACCTACCGCCAAATGCAGAGAGATTATGGTCATCTAGTGATCTTCGAGCACAGTATTCCCTTTGATATTGCTCGTTGTTTTGATGAAGCGGGTGAATACGCTGATCCAAGAATCTGGACGGCTGAACGGGACAAAGAGTTATGGCATTCATTACAGGCGGCGGTGGCTGAATTAGAAAGTTAGTCGGTATTGGTGAGAGGATTATTCGATGGGCTTTGCATCACCAAAAACCTATACCAATCCGGTATATAGCTATCAGCATAGTCCCGACCAGGACGCAGCCACGCCGACACATCACCCAGTGATTATTGTCGGCGCTGGTCCGGCGGGCTTGTCTGCTGCACTGGAGCTGGCGTTGCAGGGAATTGCTGCAGTGGTATTGGACGATAACAATACCGTCAGCGTGGGTTCTCGGGCGATTTGCTTTTCCAAGCGAACATTGGAAATTTGTGATCGTTACGGTTGCGCCACGCCGATGGTAGAAAAGGGCGTTACCTGGAATTTAGGTAAGGTGTTTAATGGCGACGGATTGATCTATGAGTTCAATCTATTGCCGGAAGAACATCATAAAATGCCGGCCTTTATTAATCTGCAGCAATACTATTTTGAAGAGTATATGGTAAATCGATGCCAGCAATTTGACAGCATCGATTTGCGCTGGCTGCATAAGGTCAGCAAAGTAGAAACTGACGACTATGGTGCTCAGGTGGAGGTGGAAACGCAGGACGGCGTTTACCGTATGACCTGCGATTACCTATTAGTGGCGGACGGCGCAAATAGCCCAATACGCACTCAACTAGGTTTGGAAAGTAAAGGCCAAGTGTTTGAAGATCGTTTTCTCATCGCTGATGTGGTTATGGAAGCACAACTGCCGACACAGCGCCGGTTCTGGTTTAACCCACCTTTTCATAGTGGCCAATCCACCCTTCTGCATCGGCAAGCGGACAATGTCTGGCGAATCGATTTTCAGCTGGGTTGGGATGCCGACCCGGAAGTGGAAAATACGCCGGAAAAAATTCTACCGCGCATTCAAGCTATGTTAGGTAAGGATGTCGAGTTTGAGCTGGAATGGAGTAGTGTCTATACCTTTCGATGTCGTATGATGGATTGCTTTATTCACCATCGAGCCTTTTTTATTGGTGATGCTGCTCATCAGGTCTCACCTTTTGGCGCACGCGGAGCCAATGGAGGTATTCAAGGTGTTGAGAATTTGTCATGGAAATTGGCCAAGGTGCTCAAACAGGAGGCGCCAGACAAACTGCTGGCAACCTATAATACCGAACGTCAACATGGTGCCAAGGAAAATATCCTGAACTCAAGCCGCGCCACTGACTTTATGACACCCAAAAATAAAATCAGTAAAACCTTCAGGAATGAAACGCTTAAATTGGCAGCACGCTATCCTTTTGCGCGTAGCTTGGTGAATAGTGGCCGACTGTCGATGCCCTGTATATACGAAAATTCTCCCTTAAATACTCAGGACGTGGATGAGTTTGCGGCTAAGATGTGTCCCGGTTCCGCTGCCACTGATGCGGCTATCGAAAGCACCAGCGGCGAGCAGTGGTTGCTTGAGTGCTTAGGCAATCGTTTTGTTTGTATGATTGGCGCAAATGTGGACGAACGGCAATGTAGCCAATTGCAGCAAGCTATTACCAGTTTACAAGACACTCGTTTGGAGGTGGATCTGTTGTTGGTGGATGCGCCGGTAAATATTGCGCGATGCCTTGGTGATAAAGACAAGGTAATTAAGGATTCTCTCGGTCTTATTCGAGAGCGTTAT from Pseudomonadales bacterium encodes:
- a CDS encoding lipoprotein signal peptidase translates to MSPTGKQRWGQLIWLGLSLLIVVLDQVSKYLADEYLSYAQAATVLPVFDLTLLYNKGAAFSFLADAGGWQRWVFAILAAAVSLLLVIWIKRLKPSETLLAIALAMILGGALGNLYDRVTLGYVIDFISVHYQQHYFPAFNIADSAISVGAVLLIIDSLMQSKKKQPNGR
- a CDS encoding peptidylprolyl isomerase, whose product is MSYSIGPDRQVTLHFSIEIVDAGVVDSNFDKAPATFRVGDGNLLPGFEQALYGLSAGDKKVIAIKPEQGFGMPNPNNVQYLSRQDFDADMDLQLGLMLSFADANHSELPGTITGIEGDTVEVDFNHPLAGKDLLFNVHILEVTPV
- the ispH gene encoding 4-hydroxy-3-methylbut-2-enyl diphosphate reductase: MQLKLANPRGFCAGVDRAIEIVNRALEIFGAPVYVRHEVVHNRFVVDGLREKGAIFVDELSQVPDGCLVIFSAHGVSLAVQQEAKTRGLKVFDATCPLVTKVHMEVAKYSRDGQECILIGHAGHPEVEGTMGQYDHSFGGDVYLVERVEDVAALVVKNPDRLAYVTQTTLSVDDTANIIDALRRAFPKIQGPRKDDICYATQNRQDAVKQLARDCDLILVVGSVNSSNSNRLRELAERQGAEAHLVNGADDIEQAWLKGKNCIGLTAGASAPEILVDRVIQKLQSWGVQLPSELEGKPENIQFSLPKELRILDH
- a CDS encoding MBL fold metallo-hydrolase is translated as MAKQFASHGDMEDKKKSFIKLSENAYAYTAEGDPNTGVVIGDDSVMVIDTQATPVMAQDVIAKIREVTDKPIKHVVMTHYHAVRVLGASAYKPQNIIASKDTYDMLVERGQQDFDSEVGRFPRLFKGLDTVPGLTWPNIVFEKEITFWLGSLEVKIMQIGRGHTKGDTIVWLPKDKVLFSGDLVEYGATPYTGDAYHKDWPTTLENMLAMGPEKLVPGRGEALQTAEGCKEAIDGTRQFVSDMFNAVKAGRAAGKNLTDVYVETYRQMQRDYGHLVIFEHSIPFDIARCFDEAGEYADPRIWTAERDKELWHSLQAAVAELES
- a CDS encoding FAD-dependent oxidoreductase, giving the protein MGFASPKTYTNPVYSYQHSPDQDAATPTHHPVIIVGAGPAGLSAALELALQGIAAVVLDDNNTVSVGSRAICFSKRTLEICDRYGCATPMVEKGVTWNLGKVFNGDGLIYEFNLLPEEHHKMPAFINLQQYYFEEYMVNRCQQFDSIDLRWLHKVSKVETDDYGAQVEVETQDGVYRMTCDYLLVADGANSPIRTQLGLESKGQVFEDRFLIADVVMEAQLPTQRRFWFNPPFHSGQSTLLHRQADNVWRIDFQLGWDADPEVENTPEKILPRIQAMLGKDVEFELEWSSVYTFRCRMMDCFIHHRAFFIGDAAHQVSPFGARGANGGIQGVENLSWKLAKVLKQEAPDKLLATYNTERQHGAKENILNSSRATDFMTPKNKISKTFRNETLKLAARYPFARSLVNSGRLSMPCIYENSPLNTQDVDEFAAKMCPGSAATDAAIESTSGEQWLLECLGNRFVCMIGANVDERQCSQLQQAITSLQDTRLEVDLLLVDAPVNIARCLGDKDKVIKDSLGLIRERYQLMPGSVYLFRPDQHVCARWRTLQADRVAAALRRALGFELENAS